CTGTCCCAGCTGTCCCCTGCCCCCATAACCCAGCGGAGCGAGAGGCCCCTTTTTGGCTTAGCTTCCCGACCCTAAACCCATTGGGCGAGGGTCCCGGTGTGCCCCCCCCTTGGCTCCCGGGGTCTGTAGGGTCTGGGCCGTCCCCACGTACCGTTGATGAAGTCCTGCTCCTCGGGGGTCAGGATGGTGGCCAGGTGCCCCCCGTAGTGCCTGCACTGCGTCTCCGCGTCCTCCCAGCTCCTCCGGGTGGAGAAGTGCTTGTAGCAGGCTCCCTGGAAGCTGTCCCAGCCGGGGCTGCACCTCCTCAGCGCTGAACCACGGCGGGGAACAAGCGGGGAGAGAGGACAGGGTCAGCACCACGGAGCCCAGCCCGCGCGCAACCCCAAAAAATACCCCAAATCCCTCAATTTACGCCTCCGGGGCTGCTTTTAGGGTCGGCACCGAGGTGCTGGCCCCATGGGACTCACGTCTCTCGCAGCTGCTCCCTCCGTAGCCGGGCAGGCAGAGGCAGGCGAGGTGGGCGCCGTCCTCGGTGCAGGTCCCTCCGTTGAGGCAGGGGTTGGGGACGCAGCCACCTGCAAGGCACGGGCGGCCCCGCTCAGCGTCAGCATTTTGGGagggcagcacctccagcaaGGGGGTGCGGGATTTGGCCACCCCGTGCACAAAGTCCGGGGCACGGTGGCGTGCCCGGAGGACTTGTATctggctgggttttggggaTTTGGTGTCCCCCGGGTGCACAAAGCTGGGAGCTGGGCGCACCCCTCGCGCCGGGGGCTCGCCGCCGTGCCAAGccctgggctggggacagctcGTGGTGTTGGAGCGGTGCCGCGATGGCTCTTTTGGAGGGGACATTAAAAGGACAAGCCCTTGAGCCTGTCCTGGCCGCACGTCCTCAGCCTGGGGGTGAGGCGAGCCTCGTgcctgccccccagccctgctgctctcacCTTCAGCCTGGCCGGGGCTGAGAACTCGCCCGGTGCCGGCGCCAGCCCCCAAAGCCCTTCCCTGGCTGGCACCAGCTCGTTCCGGTCATTAAGGCACGCGGTCATTAACCCGTCCCCGGTTCAAGAACATGATTAAGGGCTCCAGCGGAGCGGGGAGCGAAAGTCCTTGACACCCCCCCAACGCCTCGGCGGCCGCCACCGTCCCCTCCGTGCCAGCCCCGCGGCGCCGGAGACGCGCGGATCAGCTCCAGTGGAGCGCAGTGGGGCGAGGGACGAGCTATTTAGGGCTCGGGCACGTCCGGATCTCTCTGAGGGCATCTCTCCTTGCCAGGACAAACGCAGCCGTCCTGCAAGGTGCGGGGGTCCAGCAGGACCCGGGCACCCTGTGCAGAGCATCgtccgggggggggcacaaaaagGGACCCCGCTTGGGATGCGGGGCTGCGCCTGATCGCGGAGCTGGGAGCATCCCGGGGTTGGGGGCTGGAGGGATTTGGGTTGAGGTCACAGCTCATGCATCCAGCGGCTTCCCGCAGCGTGGGGGTCCCACCTCAGCCCCCAGGGGGCTCGGGACTGCCCCCGTGCACCCCACAACCCCCTAAAACCCTGCAGCGCTTTGGGGCGCTTGGCCGCGTGCACTTTGGGGGTGCTCCCTGGCACGAGGACGTGGgtgtcgtcccccccccccagggcatAGGGGACGGGAAGCCCCCGGCTCACATCATGCTCAGCCCCAAAAAGCCCTCGTCCAGGGCGGGGGGCACAGGGCCGGGGGGATTAGTTCGTCAGTGGGGGACGCGAGCGAGGCAGCAGGCGCGAGGACGAAGGGAAGAGCTAGCCGAGGTGCGTGTTCTAGAAAGCTTTTAATTAATTCCCTTTATTAGTACCACTGTTAGTCAGAGGAGGGTTCGGGGCCttcttttgatatatatatatcttttttttttttcatggaaacagTCATTAAAACACTTCACAGAAGTAGAAGAGAATTAAGTGCATGCGTAGCTCAGACCAATTTGTTTGACAAATATGCGCTTCTCCGGACCTTTAACCTTCCCTTACCCAGCcgaagagaggaggagagagagagaaagagagaggaaagagacagacggacggacggacggacggacagagGGAAGCACAGCGTGAAGGAAAGGCGTTGCTGTTGCCTAGTGCCAGCGCGCAGCCAGCAGCGCTGCCCCCAGCGCGAGGGCGGCGCGGTGCCGGGGGTCCCCGGCCGAGCTCGCCCCCGCCCCGAGGCTGGCACGCTCGGTGGGGAGGGCGGGCAGGGGGGCGGCCGTGCTGGGGGCCGGGTCCCCCAAGGGGGTCCCTGTTGGAGACACCCCGGGGACACCAGCACGGGGAGAGGTGAGGCCATCCCCGAGGGTCCCACCTGGTTCTCCGGGAACGGCTGGAAGGAAACCCTCCACGGTTGCAACAGAGGGCACGGGtcgctcttcctcctcctcctcctcttcctcctcctcttccttttccttctcctcctcttcttcttctgaaGACGCAGCAGGGATCCCATGGGCAGTGCCCGGGGTTTGCGGCACAGCCTCGTGTCCCGTGGCTGGTGCGTCGCTGCCACCGGGCACCTCGGTGTGCCACGGGGTGACCACCGTCGCCTCCACCGCGGGGACCGTGCCCCCGTCCCCTGGGGCCACGGGCGAGGGGAGCCACAGGGCCCCCGACTGCTCCTCGccatcctcctgcagctgcgaggggggcagcggggacgcCCCCCGGGGGCTTTCGGCCACGTCTCCGGACAGCTCGGCGTCCTCGGCACCCCCCGTGGCAGGGCCGGACCCGCGGCCGTGCGTCCCGGGGGCTGGCTCTTGGCTGTCTGTCGAGGTGGCAGAAGTGGCACGGGTCGGAGGTGTCACCCCGCTGTCCCCGTGCCCAGGTGGCCCGGGGCTCCTGGTGTGGGCCGGGCGCCCCACAGCTTCCCGCGGGCGGCTGGGGAGGCTCGAGGGGGCCgcggggggctggggctgttcaTCGGGTGGCTCTGTGTCACCTGCTGAGGCCACCGCTGGGGACAGGGCATCGGAGGGTCCCTCAGCTCCTGCCGTGTCCGGCTCCGTGGGCTGGCCGGGGTCTCGCCGTCCCTCCAGGCTCTCTGCTGCGGTGTTCCTGGGGTCCCCACCCAGTGCGGAGCCCACAGCTGCTCCCTCTTCCCCTGCAAAGCGCAAAGAAGAATTGGGGTGAGACGCCTGCGCCCTCACCGGGTGCTTCAGGGATCTGGGAGGGAGACGCGGCACAAAGCTGCTCAGGGAGGCAGAAACAGCCCCAGGGTAACGGGATGCTTCCCCCTGCGAACCGGTGCCATGCTCCGGCTCGGCCACCtcgtgctgcagcacagcagggtcGTGCTCAGCCCCTCGCCACCTCCTTTCCCTCCTCGGGCTCTTGGCGTGGCAAAAGCACCGGCCGGTGCCGACCCTGCCCAACGCACGGCGCTGCCTCGGCCACGACATCCCCGAGCCGGCAACGTGCGCACCGGAGACGTCGCCTGGCACCACTGCGCCgagccagcccagccctgggcgCACCCTGAGGGGGCAGAGGCGGCTCGGCCACCCCCGGGCACCTCGGGCGAGCTCCACGCCTGCATCCCTGCGGCTCCTATCGGCTCCCAAACCCTGAGCGCCGCGGCGGCCGCTCCACCTACCCGTGCGGGACGGCTCTCGCCCGGCCTCTGCGCACTTTCCACCCGTCCCTGTCGCCCCTTCCTCGTCTGCGGGGGACGGGCTCCCCGCTTTTGCACCGCAGCTAAGCGGGACGCCTGCCTCGGGGACGGCCGGGGCCGTGGGGAAAGGGGCGGCGGAGGCTGGGTGACGTCCTCGAGCCGAGGACACGGAGGTAGCTAGCGGGGGGTGCCGGGCCCCCGGCCCTGGAGCATCTTCGGGGGCCAGGCTCGGCTTTTCCAGCTCAGCGTCAGCCGCGTCCTTAAAGAAAGGGACGGCGTAAATAGCCCCTCGCGACTCAATCTCCACTTGCGCTTtgggcagctgcagctcctccagcttttCTGCCACTGTAACAATCTCCTGGAGGCCCTCGGGCTCTCCGGCTCCGTATTTTCCTGCGGCCTCAGGGATAGAGTTTGTCCCTTCTGTGGGCAGAAAGAAAGCGGGGTATTACTGCCTTGTCCTGGCCCCGCGGCGGCTGGGGACAACCTGGCACCCGCTCGGGGGGACCCGCTGCTCCTCGAGCCCCTCCGCAAagggcaggatcaggcccccCGTGATCAGCCCTGACCGAGCTGGCAGCTCCCGGGAGTTAGTGGGTTACGGGGACGGCGGCACAGCGCTGTGGGACGGCTCCATCCTGCCTAACCCTGCCCTCGGAGGCAACGGGATTCCCGCTGGGAgagggggaaactgaggcacagaggcACGCGGCGGCCGCTTGATCCAGGAGAAGTCCCCATCCTGTGAGCCCCCACGGCCCTGAGGGGACCCTCGGGgaggtgggatggggaaggTTCGGCAGGAGGGTGGCTTCGTCCCTCTGCCTGCTGTCCCTGTCCTCGCTCGTCCCCTCCTGGGGCACCGCAGGTGTCCCCCGGTGCGCAGGGTGCCCTCGGCACCCCAGCTGAGCCCACGGCTGCTACCCATGGGTTTCATTCCCTACCCACAGCCATGACGTGTGAGCCCAGGCAGGCTGCACCCTACAGCCCGCAGGgagccccaaaatgcccccagcaGCCACACGGGGCCAAACCGTGCCCAcgcagccccctcagccccaaggctggggctggtggcaccgaTCTGGGAGAGCCTCTGTCCCCCAGAGCTGACCCTGAGCTCGCGCAGAAGGACGGCACCACGGGGACGTCCCTGCCCTATCGCGATATAGCAGCATGCAGCGTTCAGACCAGCCCCACCGTGTCCCGATAGACTATTAGGATCATGCAGAGCGCCCGTCCTCCGTCACGATGCATGCAGCGCTGAGACCATGCGGGTTATCCCTCCCTAACCGAGCTCATGCAGGGCACCCCTGTCCCGGCTCCTCATGCACCACCGAGGCGGCACCGACAGCCCTGCTCCATCGCGACCCGGCGGCACGGAGAGCGCACGGGGGGACCCCCCTGCGAGGctgcaccccacagccctgTCCGAACCCCTGCCCTGCGCCCCGGGGGTGCCCCGGTTACCTCGGAAGCAGTACGCATCGTATCTGCTCTGGGCATCGGGGAACCCCGTCTGGTTGCGGAAGAGGAAGATGGTTTTGACGCCGGGCAGCGCCCCGCCGCAGCGCTCCCGGGGGGTGACGATGGGGTAGCGGACGCTGCCGTCGGCCAGCCAGCCGGGGCTGCAGGCGTCCAGCCCCGCGCTCCAGGCGGCGTAGAGCTGCCCCGGGCTCGCCAACGCCGCGCCCCGCGCCTGGCAGagctcctccgcctcctccagCGTGAACTTGTCTGGGGCCGTCTCCAAAAAGATCTCCCCTGCCAAGAGAGGAAGGAGGCGGGCGTCAGGAGAGGGGCTCGGGAACGCGGCTGGGGCTGCCACGCCGCTCAGGGCTGGGTGCGGGGGGCACGGTCTGTCCTTGCTGAGCATCCTGCTCTGCTTTCCCGAGCTGCCTGCGCTTTTCTGAAGCCCGCTGCAGACCCAAAGATTCCCAAAACCAAAATGTGACCGACgcgggggctgctgcttccaccTGGCACGCACGAGCAGCTCCGCAGCGGGGACGCAGCCCTAGGTCACCAGCGGTCCCCTGGCCACAAGAAGCATCAAAGCTTTGCTACAGTCACCTCTAAAAAGGACCACAGAGGAGCAAATCCTTGCCCTGCACGGAGCAAGACGCACGTGGCACATTTCTCAGAGGACCTGCAAGCCACCAGGGAGAGCCCAGGGAGCTGAGTGAGGCAAAACCACCCCAGAAATGCTCCCACATGGGGAGCGGCACGGCAGCACCCAGCTCCCGCGCACACCGGAGCGCCCAAAGTCTCGGAGAGGCTTCAGAGACACGAGCAGTGCCTACAGCTTGGGGAAATTTCTGCCAGTCCTTGGCCCCGTGCGCTGGTGCCCGTCGGGTTGTGGGATGGGGGGGTTACGGGGCCGGGTTAGTGCGGGGccgcagggaggggaagggcgCAGGGTTGGTGGGCACCTGGCAGGTCCTCGGCGTAGCAGTAGACGTCGTACATGTCCTCCGGGTCCACCACCCCGTAGTTCCTCACCCCGGGGAAGCCGTTCATGTCCCCGTAGCAAGCCTCGCGGGGCGTGTGGATGGGGTACCTGGGGCACGAGAGGAGAAAGGGGGCTGGCGATGGAAGGAGAGGCACAGGGGGGCCCCAGGAGGTGCCAAACGTGTGCTGGGGGTGCCAAACGTGTGCCGGGGGTGCCAAATGTGTGCCGGGGGTGCCAAATGTGTGCCGGGGGTGCCCACCTGACGGTCTGGTCGGCGATCCAGCCGGCATCGCACTGCTCGTAGCCGCCCAGGTAGGCAGCGTACAGCTGCTCGGGGGTGGCGATGCGGGCGCCGATCCTGGCACAAGCCTCCTGCGCCTGGGCGAAGGTGTAGGCGTAGCGCATGGAGCCCTCGCGGTAGTGAAACACAACccctgggggcaggagggaggcatgGGGTGGGTGAGGGGCTTTGCAGCAGCCCCCCACCCGCCTGGGCGCACCCACGCACGAAATGGGAGCCAAGGTGTGGATAtctgtgcccccagccccccaaaaaaacaccgCCTCTCCTCTGGGTACCTTTGACTCTGAGGTCGAGGATGTCGTGGCCGTCCTCGATGCCGTGCTGCACGTCGCAGCGGTAAATCCCCGAGTCGTTGGGGCGCAGCTCGGTGAGCAGCAGCGAGGCGTTGGTGTACCGCTGGTGGAAGATGGGCAGGGAGGCGCGGAGCCGATAGTCCTCGCTCACCTTCACCCTGTCCCCCCGGGCTACCAAGAtctccacctccctgccctcggAGATGAAGGTCCACTTGACCCGGGGGGCGCCCAGCACCGCCCTGCGCCCGGCCGTGCCGGTGGTGGGCAGGGGCCCGAGGTAGGTGATGAGGCAGGGGATGGTGACGTCCCCCGCCAGCACGGCGTCCAGGGCAGGGTGCCGCGGGATGGAGACCTGCAGCGCCTTGAGGTCAtctgggaggggagaggagaggagatgtGAGAGGGGTCGGTGCGtggagacccccccccggagccTGGTTATGGGGTAGGGGTAAGCGCAAGGCGCGGTGACGCCGTTACCTGTGCCATCTCCGGGGCCAAGCACCTCCGGGACCACCGCGGGGGTAAAggcgcagagcagcagcagcagcagcgggaggGCTGAGGCCATCCTGTGCCCTGCGAGGGGGAGGCAAAACCCAACAGAGGTGCTTAAAGTGGGGAGGAGAATTAAAACAGCCCTTCCCTGCGCGAGGGGGGCAACAAGGGCGAGGGCGAGACCTCGGCCCGCAGACCCCCGGGTCCTCTGGGGatggcagagcccagcctggccttggtgGCACGGAAAATCTGAGCGCAGCCAGGCAGGAGGCGATGCCAGAGCCGGAGGCACCACTGTTAGAAACCTCAGGCAGGGTTTTAAGAACTGGTGTCGAGCAGGGATGAAGGAACGAGCCGCTGAGCCCCGGCGTGGGCAGCGAGTGCGCGTGCACACATGTGCCAGGGGGGATTTTCGGCGTGCCCACACGTCTGCGTGCCTCGCTGCACGTGTGCGTGCCCGTCCATGGGTGCACACGCGTGTTTGCATGTGCGCTTGTGCACGTGTGGGAGCGGGCTTTGGCCggagagctgctggggggggatgCTGAGGGCGCACAAAAGCGCggggcagagggggagggaCGGAGCAGGAGGGCTTCTCGTTGCCATTCAGCTCACGGCGGAGGTTCCCCGCGCTCAGGCTGGGAAAAGCGGGGCCGAGCAAAGCAGTCATTATGTCCCGGGCCTCTCTCAAGGCTGCCTGGCACAAAGGGCTCTCCCCCGCCGGCTGGGGAGAGGCTCTGAAAGGAGAGCCCCGCCGCCGTCGCCAGCCCCGAGA
This Anas platyrhynchos isolate ZD024472 breed Pekin duck chromosome 26, IASCAAS_PekinDuck_T2T, whole genome shotgun sequence DNA region includes the following protein-coding sequences:
- the BCAN gene encoding brevican core protein isoform X4, whose product is MGPALALPGGREGEGRGACQHGHRMASALPLLLLLLCAFTPAVVPEVLGPGDGTDDLKALQVSIPRHPALDAVLAGDVTIPCLITYLGPLPTTGTAGRRAVLGAPRVKWTFISEGREVEILVARGDRVKVSEDYRLRASLPIFHQRYTNASLLLTELRPNDSGIYRCDVQHGIEDGHDILDLRVKGVVFHYREGSMRYAYTFAQAQEACARIGARIATPEQLYAAYLGGYEQCDAGWIADQTVRYPIHTPREACYGDMNGFPGVRNYGVVDPEDMYDVYCYAEDLPEGTNSIPEAAGKYGAGEPEGLQEIVTVAEKLEELQLPKAQVEIESRGAIYAVPFFKDAADAELEKPSLAPEDAPGPGARHPPLATSVSSARGRHPASAAPFPTAPAVPEAGVPLSCGAKAGSPSPADEEGATGTGGKCAEAGREPSRTGEEGAAVGSALGGDPRNTAAESLEGRRDPGQPTEPDTAGAEGPSDALSPAVASAGDTEPPDEQPQPPAAPSSLPSRPREAVGRPAHTRSPGPPGHGDSGVTPPTRATSATSTDSQEPAPGTHGRGSGPATGGAEDAELSGDVAESPRGASPLPPSQLQEDGEEQSGALWLPSPVAPGDGGTVPAVEATVVTPWHTEVPGGSDAPATGHEAVPQTPGTAHGIPAASSEEEEEEKEKEEEEEEEEEEEERPVPSVATVEGFLPAVPGEPGGCVPNPCLNGGTCTEDGAHLACLCLPGYGGSSCERPLRRCSPGWDSFQGACYKHFSTRRSWEDAETQCRHYGGHLATILTPEEQDFINDQYREYQWIGLNDRTIEGDFQWSDGSPLLYENWHPGQPDSYFLSGENCVVIVWHDGGQWSDVPCNYHLSYTCKMGLVQCGPPPAVGNAHAFGKAKPRYEVGSTARYQCRRGFAPRRSPLIRCREDGTWEQPQLSCRPGLAQHPGD
- the BCAN gene encoding brevican core protein isoform X5 encodes the protein MGPALALPGGREGEGRGACQHGHRMASALPLLLLLLCAFTPAVVPEVLGPGDGTDDLKALQVSIPRHPALDAVLAGDVTIPCLITYLGPLPTTGTAGRRAVLGAPRVKWTFISEGREVEILVARGDRVKVSEDYRLRASLPIFHQRYTNASLLLTELRPNDSGIYRCDVQHGIEDGHDILDLRVKGVVFHYREGSMRYAYTFAQAQEACARIGARIATPEQLYAAYLGGYEQCDAGWIADQTVRYPIHTPREACYGDMNGFPGVRNYGVVDPEDMYDVYCYAEDLPGEIFLETAPDKFTLEEAEELCQARGAALASPGQLYAAWSAGLDACSPGWLADGSVRYPIVTPRERCGGALPGVKTIFLFRNQTGFPDAQSRYDAYCFRGEEGAAVGSALGGDPRNTAAESLEGRRDPGQPTEPDTAGAEGPSDALSPAVASAGDTEPPDEQPQPPAAPSSLPSRPREAVGRPAHTRSPGPPGHGDSGVTPPTRATSATSTDSQEPAPGTHGRGSGPATGGAEDAELSGDVAESPRGASPLPPSQLQEDGEEQSGALWLPSPVAPGDGGTVPAVEATVVTPWHTEVPGGSDAPATGHEAVPQTPGTAHGIPAASSEEEEEEKEKEEEEEEEEEEEERPVPSVATVEGFLPAVPGEPGGCVPNPCLNGGTCTEDGAHLACLCLPGYGGSSCERPLRRCSPGWDSFQGACYKHFSTRRSWEDAETQCRHYGGHLATILTPEEQDFINDQYREYQWIGLNDRTIEGDFQWSDGSPLLYENWHPGQPDSYFLSGENCVVIVWHDGGQWSDVPCNYHLSYTCKMGLVQCGPPPAVGNAHAFGKAKPRYEVGSTARYQCRRGFAPRRSPLIRCREDGTWEQPQLSCRPGLAQHPGD
- the BCAN gene encoding brevican core protein isoform X3, which produces MGPALALPGGREGEGRGACQHGHRMASALPLLLLLLCAFTPAVVPEVLGPGDGTDDLKALQVSIPRHPALDAVLAGDVTIPCLITYLGPLPTTGTAGRRAVLGAPRVKWTFISEGREVEILVARGDRVKVSEDYRLRASLPIFHQRYTNASLLLTELRPNDSGIYRCDVQHGIEDGHDILDLRVKGVVFHYREGSMRYAYTFAQAQEACARIGARIATPEQLYAAYLGGYEQCDAGWIADQTVRYPIHTPREACYGDMNGFPGVRNYGVVDPEDMYDVYCYAEDLPGEIFLETAPDKFTLEEAEELCQARGAALASPGQLYAAWSAGLDACSPGWLADGSVRYPIVTPRERCGGALPGVKTIFLFRNQTGFPDAQSRYDAYCFREGTNSIPEAAGKYGAGEPEGLQEIVTVAEKLEELQLPKAQVEIESRGAIYAVPFFKDAADAELEKPSLAPEDAPGPGARHPPLATSVSSARGRHPASAAPFPTAPAVPEAGVPLSCGAKAGSPSPADEEGATGTGGKCAEAGREPSRTGEEGAAVGSALGGDPRNTAAESLEGRRDPGQPTEPDTAGAEGPSDALSPAVASADSQEPAPGTHGRGSGPATGGAEDAELSGDVAESPRGASPLPPSQLQEDGEEQSGALWLPSPVAPGDGGTVPAVEATVVTPWHTEVPGGSDAPATGHEAVPQTPGTAHGIPAASSEEEEEEKEKEEEEEEEEEEEERPVPSVATVEGFLPAVPGEPGGCVPNPCLNGGTCTEDGAHLACLCLPGYGGSSCERPLRRCSPGWDSFQGACYKHFSTRRSWEDAETQCRHYGGHLATILTPEEQDFINDQYREYQWIGLNDRTIEGDFQWSDGSPLLYENWHPGQPDSYFLSGENCVVIVWHDGGQWSDVPCNYHLSYTCKMGLVQCGPPPAVGNAHAFGKAKPRYEVGSTARYQCRRGFAPRRSPLIRCREDGTWEQPQLSCRPGLAQHPGD
- the BCAN gene encoding brevican core protein isoform X1, giving the protein MGPALALPGGREGEGRGACQHGHRMASALPLLLLLLCAFTPAVVPEVLGPGDGTDDLKALQVSIPRHPALDAVLAGDVTIPCLITYLGPLPTTGTAGRRAVLGAPRVKWTFISEGREVEILVARGDRVKVSEDYRLRASLPIFHQRYTNASLLLTELRPNDSGIYRCDVQHGIEDGHDILDLRVKGVVFHYREGSMRYAYTFAQAQEACARIGARIATPEQLYAAYLGGYEQCDAGWIADQTVRYPIHTPREACYGDMNGFPGVRNYGVVDPEDMYDVYCYAEDLPGEIFLETAPDKFTLEEAEELCQARGAALASPGQLYAAWSAGLDACSPGWLADGSVRYPIVTPRERCGGALPGVKTIFLFRNQTGFPDAQSRYDAYCFREGTNSIPEAAGKYGAGEPEGLQEIVTVAEKLEELQLPKAQVEIESRGAIYAVPFFKDAADAELEKPSLAPEDAPGPGARHPPLATSVSSARGRHPASAAPFPTAPAVPEAGVPLSCGAKAGSPSPADEEGATGTGGKCAEAGREPSRTGEEGAAVGSALGGDPRNTAAESLEGRRDPGQPTEPDTAGAEGPSDALSPAVASAGDTEPPDEQPQPPAAPSSLPSRPREAVGRPAHTRSPGPPGHGDSGVTPPTRATSATSTDSQEPAPGTHGRGSGPATGGAEDAELSGDVAESPRGASPLPPSQLQEDGEEQSGALWLPSPVAPGDGGTVPAVEATVVTPWHTEVPGGSDAPATGHEAVPQTPGTAHGIPAASSEEEEEEKEKEEEEEEEEEEEERPVPSVATVEGFLPAVPGEPGGCVPNPCLNGGTCTEDGAHLACLCLPGYGGSSCERPLRRCSPGWDSFQGACYKHFSTRRSWEDAETQCRHYGGHLATILTPEEQDFINDQYREYQWIGLNDRTIEGDFQWSDGSPLLYENWHPGQPDSYFLSGENCVVIVWHDGGQWSDVPCNYHLSYTCKMGLVQCGPPPAVGNAHAFGKAKPRYEVGSTARYQCRRGFAPRRSPLIRCREDGTWEQPQLSCRPGLAQHPGD
- the BCAN gene encoding brevican core protein isoform X2, with amino-acid sequence MASALPLLLLLLCAFTPAVVPEVLGPGDGTDDLKALQVSIPRHPALDAVLAGDVTIPCLITYLGPLPTTGTAGRRAVLGAPRVKWTFISEGREVEILVARGDRVKVSEDYRLRASLPIFHQRYTNASLLLTELRPNDSGIYRCDVQHGIEDGHDILDLRVKGVVFHYREGSMRYAYTFAQAQEACARIGARIATPEQLYAAYLGGYEQCDAGWIADQTVRYPIHTPREACYGDMNGFPGVRNYGVVDPEDMYDVYCYAEDLPGEIFLETAPDKFTLEEAEELCQARGAALASPGQLYAAWSAGLDACSPGWLADGSVRYPIVTPRERCGGALPGVKTIFLFRNQTGFPDAQSRYDAYCFREGTNSIPEAAGKYGAGEPEGLQEIVTVAEKLEELQLPKAQVEIESRGAIYAVPFFKDAADAELEKPSLAPEDAPGPGARHPPLATSVSSARGRHPASAAPFPTAPAVPEAGVPLSCGAKAGSPSPADEEGATGTGGKCAEAGREPSRTGEEGAAVGSALGGDPRNTAAESLEGRRDPGQPTEPDTAGAEGPSDALSPAVASAGDTEPPDEQPQPPAAPSSLPSRPREAVGRPAHTRSPGPPGHGDSGVTPPTRATSATSTDSQEPAPGTHGRGSGPATGGAEDAELSGDVAESPRGASPLPPSQLQEDGEEQSGALWLPSPVAPGDGGTVPAVEATVVTPWHTEVPGGSDAPATGHEAVPQTPGTAHGIPAASSEEEEEEKEKEEEEEEEEEEEERPVPSVATVEGFLPAVPGEPGGCVPNPCLNGGTCTEDGAHLACLCLPGYGGSSCERPLRRCSPGWDSFQGACYKHFSTRRSWEDAETQCRHYGGHLATILTPEEQDFINDQYREYQWIGLNDRTIEGDFQWSDGSPLLYENWHPGQPDSYFLSGENCVVIVWHDGGQWSDVPCNYHLSYTCKMGLVQCGPPPAVGNAHAFGKAKPRYEVGSTARYQCRRGFAPRRSPLIRCREDGTWEQPQLSCRPGLAQHPGD